Genomic segment of Candidatus Bathyarchaeia archaeon:
CCGGCCACCGCGGCCATGGGTCCCACACCCGCCCTCGTAGAGGCCTCCGCCATCCTAACGGCCACTTCAGGGGCGTCTTTTAAGGGGTTTAAAGGTGAAAGCGAATACTGAAATGATGGATGCCTTTTCAGATATTTTCTCAGCTCTAAGCGGCTATGTCGAATGATGGATAAAGCGTCGCGGATGACCTCTAGTTTATCGGATTTGACGACGCCTCGGCTTTCCCCAAAGCTGTAAGCCTTCACGTATAGGCCTTCCATGTTCATGGGGGTAAGGTGATCGCCCGCATTGGACAAGCGTCAACGCATCTCCTGCATTGAACACAGTTTTCCTCATCCACCTTCAACGTGTAGTACTCGTCGAGTAGCAACGCCTTGGTTGGGCATAGGGTCACGCAGTGCCCACAGCTGATACATCTTTCGTTCACCTCGATCAAAAGTCTCTTAACAACCTTAACCCCCTCTTGCTCGAAGGCCCTTAAAATCGCCTCGGCTCGGATGTCGGGGATTTCGACGAGAACCTTTCCACCTTTATCGTTGATGTCCGCCCAAAGAATGTTTATCGGAGAGTTTTCTCTAATCGCGATCGTCGAGATCAGAGGCTTTGTTACAATTCTGTTGTTAAACCTTAGCTCAGCCTTCAACCCGCAGTTCACCTCCTGAGAAGTCGGCTTATAACCTCGCTGGTGACGATGCCCATGACCCTGTTTCTCCTATCCACCACAGGTAAAGCGGATATGTCGTGGCGGCTCATCTTCTGGACGCATGACTCAACAGGCTCCTCAGGGTACGCTATAACCACTTTCCTCGTCATTATGTCCTCCAATCGAGTTTTTCCTAAGGCTACAGCCTTCGTCACGTCAAAGGAGGTGACGATTCCTACAAGCTCGGTCTCCTTAACCACTACGATGTGGTTCACGTTGTGTTCAATCAGCTTAGACGCCACCTCCTCGAGGGATTCGTCGGGCTCGCAGGTTACGGCTTTAATCATGACTGAGCCTGCGGTGGGCAGCTCACGGGTGACCTTCATGGGCTTGAACTCCACGTTTAAAGGGAGGGTTTCCACAGGTTTGGTTAGAAGAAACTCGCCGTCCTCAATCCACTTCTTCAATTCTAAAGCTATCTCTCGGGCGATTTTGAGGCTAGATAAAGCCTCAACCGGTATTTCCCTATCCTCCCACACTATTTTTCCAGATTTTAACTCCTGATAGTCAGTCCGCTTCAAGATGGGCCTCTCCCTTCTCGGCACCCCGTAGTCTAATAAGTTGGTTGAGATTTCTTCATCGCCGACACCGGTCTTCGCGGCCAACCCAACGTTCAACACGGGGATGGGTACACCAATTCCCACGTACATGCTGGTGCCGTACTTGGTGAAGGAGGCCCCCTTCAAGTATTTCGGATTCATTTGCTTCAAGTCGCCTTTCACCATTAGGGTTCCGAAGCCGTTCTTCGGGTCATGTTGCGTGCCCTCACCGATCACATAGCCCACTCCTCCTCCTAGGAATATGCGCGTACCCACTCCTATGGTTTCATAGTCTGGGTCGTTCGAAAGAGGGTTGAGGCAGCCGGATCCAGAGTACGTCGCGTTGCCGTAGTCTGGAAGCAGCTTCCCCATGTAGGTGTAGATGACTTCATCTCTCCCATTCGTAGCTGCGACGTATCTTTGATACGCGTTTCTCGGATTGCACAAGATGGCTTGGTTGAGGTCGTGGATGGTGATGTCCGTTTCCACATGTCTTCGTGGGTAGCAGTCGGTTCCATACGCAGTGGCTTCCAAGTGGATTGTTTTTCCCGCCACCAAGTCCTCTATAACATGTCCCCCGCCGTACTCGAAGGGCCTTTCAGGGTCCATTCGGGTAACTCCTATATAACAGTCAACCGCGCTGTTTCCATGGTACGCTTCAACCCCGTTTAACGTTATCTTCTCCATTTTAATCGGTGGGTCCGAGTGCCCAAAGTTTAGGAAGGCGCCGGAACTACACATGGCTCCGAAGGTTCCTGTGGTGACCACGTCCACTTCCTTGGCCGCTACCTCAGGTCCTTTCGACTTCACCAGCTCCACCATCTCCTCGGCGGTGACCACAACGGCGTCGCCGCGTCTAATTTTCTCGTTGACTTCTTCAAACGTCCTCTTAACCGACATTGATGGATCCCTCTGGTGGAGGGAATTATTCTTATATTAATTGATTTTTGAACAAAAAATTCTTATAGGAATATCACTACCTCAACGCTCTACTACATCGAGGGCAAAACACATCTTGCTCATCCACAACCTCGCCGCAAAACCTACATTTCAACCCCTCAGACGCCGCTTCCTGAAACTCCTCACCCCGCAAACCCGGCCTCGACACAGCCCCGGAGACGGATACAGCAGTTACCGCTGAAACGCTTAATAAGAACCCCATTATGGCGAGGATTCCTCCAACATAGACCGCTAACGCGTTAAACAGCTCAGGACGAATGGACAAGTATGATAACGCTTTCGCAGCATATTTGGCAACCCACATATTGCCCTCCCGAACCACGGACACACCGGTCTGATATATTAGAAACCCAACCACCAACAACACGCCGCCCATCGCGAGCCTCGCCTTCAACAGCCCACACCGCCTGACACCCACCAAAACCAACGTCATTTATAAAAATTTATCTAAACTCGCCAGCCTAGTCTCTTTTAAATTAATACAGGTTAACTGAAAACAGGCGCGCGCTTGACCCAAGAGGACTTGAAAGGTGCCCGCAAATGAAGCGAGAGTTTTCTCTAGCAACCTCCCAAAAAGTTGGAAAACCTGAACAGGCAGCCTTATAGCGGCGGAAAACTGGTGAGGTGGTCGGGTGGTTAGGAGGCACCTCTACGCTTTCATCCACGTTGTGTGGTCTAATGGGCGGGGCGTCAATATCTAAGGGTTAGTAGAAAAATATAAGAGGTGGAGGGCCGAATAACATGTTGGAGGGTAGACTCTATGTCATGGGATGATTTTCCTAACTGGTTTAGGCGGAGATGGAGAATGTTCCCATTTTTTACAGGTGGGTTCTTCGAGGACATCGACCGAATGATGGAGGAGATGTTCAAGGAGATACAAGAGTCCATACCTAAGGAGTTGGTCAGGGAGGAGAGGTTACCTGACGGAAGTACTGTCCGTAGGGTTGGCCCGATCGTTTATGGGTATTCGATGACCATGGGACCGGATGGGAAGCCGATAATAAGGGAGTTTGGAAACGTTAAGCCGTCCACCAGGCCAAGCGCCTTTGGGCCTCCTAGGCCCGGCTTGGAAGTGAAGGTGGAGCGTGAACCCCTCGTGGACACCATAGAGGAGGACAGCACGATAAAGGTAGTGGCTGAGGTTCCAGGCGTGGAGAGAGACGACATAAACTTGGAGGTCGCTGAAAACACCCTAATAATCTCAGTGGACACAGCGAGTAGAAAATACTATAAGGAGGTCGAGTTGCCATCTCAAGTTAATCCTGAAAGCGCCAAAGCCTCCTACAGGAACGGCGTCCTAGAAGTAACCCTGACAAAGCAACGGGCTCGGCCAAAAGGTCAAAGAATAAAGATCGAATAACCACCACCATTAAACATCTTTTTCTTATGGAAAAAGCTAAACCATCCTTGAAACATTGGTCAAAGTAAAATTGAATATGATTAAAAGCCTTTACTATTGAATAAGGTGTTGAATGTAGAAAGTAGGGACACCGAATGGAAACCGGTAAGCTGTTCACAGACGAAGAATTGGAAAACATATTATTCCCTTCTAAAGTGAAATTCATCTATAATATTAAGAAAAAGATAAGGGACCTTATTAACGACTATCCCTTACAAACCTTAGGTCTCGCATTCGCCTTCGGCCTCCTACTAGGTATAGCCTTCTCAAACCCTATTTCCAAAGGGAATAGGGAACACTAAATCCTCACCTTACCCTCGGTGTAAATTCACAACCTCTAAAAAGAAGACCTGTTAATCGTGTTTGGTAAATTTTAACCCTTCGACCAAACTGACAAGCACGGGAATTTCAATTTACTCACGGCTAATTGAAGCTCAACCTTTAACTGAAACCCTAACAAACTTATTCAATAACTCATGAGCAAGGGTTGAGGCCCTTTTGAAGGAAATCAGGGTAAAGAGTAAACGTTTGTTTAAGGGGCGGGTCATATCCCTCAGGGTTGATGAGACACTTCTCGGATCCAGGAAGGTAGTCAGGGAAGTTGTGGAGCATCCTGGCTCTGTGGCTATTGTCCCGATGCTCAGCGAAAAAGAGGTGATTTTAATAAAACAAT
This window contains:
- a CDS encoding homocysteine biosynthesis protein, which encodes MSVKRTFEEVNEKIRRGDAVVVTAEEMVELVKSKGPEVAAKEVDVVTTGTFGAMCSSGAFLNFGHSDPPIKMEKITLNGVEAYHGNSAVDCYIGVTRMDPERPFEYGGGHVIEDLVAGKTIHLEATAYGTDCYPRRHVETDITIHDLNQAILCNPRNAYQRYVAATNGRDEVIYTYMGKLLPDYGNATYSGSGCLNPLSNDPDYETIGVGTRIFLGGGVGYVIGEGTQHDPKNGFGTLMVKGDLKQMNPKYLKGASFTKYGTSMYVGIGVPIPVLNVGLAAKTGVGDEEISTNLLDYGVPRRERPILKRTDYQELKSGKIVWEDREIPVEALSSLKIAREIALELKKWIEDGEFLLTKPVETLPLNVEFKPMKVTRELPTAGSVMIKAVTCEPDESLEEVASKLIEHNVNHIVVVKETELVGIVTSFDVTKAVALGKTRLEDIMTRKVVIAYPEEPVESCVQKMSRHDISALPVVDRRNRVMGIVTSEVISRLLRR
- a CDS encoding 4Fe-4S binding protein; the protein is MKAELRFNNRIVTKPLISTIAIRENSPINILWADINDKGGKVLVEIPDIRAEAILRAFEQEGVKVVKRLLIEVNERCISCGHCVTLCPTKALLLDEYYTLKVDEENCVQCRRCVDACPMRAITLPP
- the hsp20 gene encoding archaeal heat shock protein Hsp20, which encodes MSWDDFPNWFRRRWRMFPFFTGGFFEDIDRMMEEMFKEIQESIPKELVREERLPDGSTVRRVGPIVYGYSMTMGPDGKPIIREFGNVKPSTRPSAFGPPRPGLEVKVEREPLVDTIEEDSTIKVVAEVPGVERDDINLEVAENTLIISVDTASRKYYKEVELPSQVNPESAKASYRNGVLEVTLTKQRARPKGQRIKIE